The following coding sequences lie in one Halogeometricum rufum genomic window:
- a CDS encoding 3-dehydroquinate synthase II, which yields MTRSVWLKADDSVGDWEARKRRITAGLESGVDWVLVDESDVERVRSLGDVNVAAFRTDADASLIDDVEEAEGGDDGAVADAYVVGKNGEGDGTVDLPGDFSGSADMTTLRREDDRANAAYVRILSKDHETFAEAAAQDADYTIVVGEDWTIIPLENLIARIGEETDLIAGVTTAEEARTAFETLELGADGVLLDSDDPDEIRKTVEVREAAERESLDLQWAEVTAVERTGMADRVCVDTGNLMEHDEGMLVGSMGRGLFFVHAETAESPYVASRPFRVNAGAVHAYVRTPEGGTKYLSELKSGDEVQVVDTEGRTREAIVGRVKIEKRPMFRVEAEVEDDRVETLLQNAETIKVQTREGRTAVTDLEPGDEILLYYEDTARHFGEAVEESIIEK from the coding sequence ATGACACGGAGCGTCTGGCTGAAGGCCGACGACAGCGTCGGCGACTGGGAGGCGCGGAAGCGACGGATAACCGCCGGTCTCGAATCGGGCGTCGATTGGGTGCTCGTGGACGAGTCGGACGTCGAACGCGTGCGGTCGTTGGGCGACGTGAACGTGGCCGCCTTCAGGACGGACGCAGACGCGAGCCTCATCGACGACGTGGAAGAGGCGGAGGGCGGCGACGACGGGGCCGTCGCCGACGCCTACGTCGTCGGGAAGAACGGCGAGGGCGACGGCACCGTCGACCTGCCGGGCGACTTCTCCGGGTCCGCGGACATGACGACGCTCCGACGCGAGGACGACCGGGCCAACGCGGCGTACGTCCGCATCCTCTCGAAGGACCACGAGACGTTCGCCGAGGCGGCCGCACAGGACGCCGACTACACCATCGTCGTCGGCGAGGACTGGACCATCATCCCCCTCGAGAACCTCATCGCGCGCATCGGCGAGGAGACGGACCTCATCGCCGGCGTCACCACCGCCGAGGAGGCGCGGACGGCGTTCGAGACGCTCGAACTCGGCGCGGACGGCGTCCTCCTCGACAGCGACGACCCCGACGAGATTCGCAAGACCGTCGAGGTCCGCGAGGCGGCCGAACGCGAGTCGCTCGACCTCCAGTGGGCCGAGGTGACGGCCGTCGAACGCACGGGGATGGCCGACCGCGTCTGCGTCGACACGGGCAACCTGATGGAACACGACGAGGGAATGCTCGTCGGGAGCATGGGCCGCGGCCTGTTCTTCGTCCACGCGGAGACGGCCGAGTCGCCGTACGTCGCCTCCCGGCCGTTCCGGGTCAACGCCGGCGCCGTCCACGCCTACGTCCGGACGCCCGAGGGTGGCACGAAGTACCTCTCGGAACTGAAGAGCGGTGACGAGGTGCAGGTCGTCGACACCGAGGGTCGGACCCGCGAGGCCATCGTCGGCCGCGTGAAGATAGAGAAGCGACCGATGTTCCGCGTCGAGGCCGAGGTGGAGGACGACCGCGTCGAGACGTTGCTCCAGAACGCCGAGACCATCAAGGTGCAGACGCGCGAGGGCCGGACGGCGGTGACGGACCTCGAACCCGGCGACGAGATTCTGCTCTACTACGAGGACACCGCGCGCCACTTCGGCGAGGCGGTCGAAGAGAGCATCATCGAGAAGTAG
- a CDS encoding DUF7575 domain-containing protein translates to MSDTRRRAVVAAVVGVVGASVGIAGAGHVYLREWRRAVAWFTFVLGVGLVLLSVFTDPAALTWESIGDLPSVVTAPLFVLLFLSTFDAYYVGVRGPQTDDGVRCPACRGELDPEMTFCPWCATEFGHEPRSPAEFDADEGRSKAE, encoded by the coding sequence ATGTCGGATACACGCCGTCGCGCGGTGGTGGCCGCGGTCGTGGGCGTCGTCGGCGCGAGCGTCGGCATCGCCGGCGCGGGACACGTCTACCTCCGCGAGTGGCGACGCGCCGTGGCGTGGTTCACGTTCGTCCTCGGCGTCGGATTGGTCCTCCTCTCCGTGTTCACCGACCCCGCGGCGCTCACGTGGGAGTCCATCGGTGACCTGCCGTCCGTGGTGACGGCACCGCTGTTCGTCCTCCTCTTTCTCAGCACGTTCGACGCCTACTACGTCGGCGTGCGCGGTCCGCAGACGGACGACGGCGTGCGGTGTCCCGCCTGCCGCGGCGAACTCGACCCGGAGATGACGTTCTGTCCGTGGTGTGCGACCGAGTTCGGGCACGAACCGCGTTCGCCGGCGGAGTTCGACGCCGACGAGGGACGGTCGAAGGCGGAGTGA
- a CDS encoding type I 3-dehydroquinate dehydratase, translating into MSLSFDSFVLAASTATLDAEPAARDHADAVEFRMDLAADPFVELDDYDGRLPVLATNRASWEGGESEADEEARLASLERAARYDAVAAVDVELDALETRRGVSAAERAREADAAVVASVHDFERTPATSELRGLLHEAASVGDVGKVAVTTTNRSDALRLLEATHAATAWGDAVATMGMGEAGRHTRAVAPVYGSKIGYAPVHEDEATAPGQYDLATLARLVERLGSR; encoded by the coding sequence ATGTCTCTCTCGTTCGACTCGTTCGTCCTCGCGGCAAGTACCGCGACGCTCGACGCCGAACCCGCGGCGCGCGACCACGCCGACGCGGTCGAGTTCCGCATGGACCTCGCCGCGGACCCGTTCGTCGAACTCGACGACTACGACGGGCGCCTGCCGGTCCTGGCGACGAACCGGGCGTCGTGGGAGGGCGGCGAGTCCGAGGCGGACGAGGAGGCCCGACTCGCGTCGCTCGAACGCGCGGCCCGGTACGACGCCGTCGCCGCGGTGGACGTGGAACTCGACGCGTTGGAGACGAGACGCGGCGTGAGCGCCGCGGAACGCGCCCGCGAGGCGGACGCCGCCGTCGTCGCCTCCGTCCACGACTTCGAGCGAACGCCCGCCACGTCGGAACTCCGAGGCCTGCTGCACGAGGCGGCGAGCGTCGGGGACGTGGGGAAAGTCGCCGTCACCACCACCAACCGGAGCGACGCGCTCAGGCTGCTGGAGGCGACGCACGCCGCGACGGCGTGGGGCGACGCCGTCGCCACGATGGGCATGGGCGAGGCTGGCCGACACACGCGTGCCGTCGCGCCCGTCTACGGGTCGAAGATAGGCTACGCGCCGGTCCACGAGGACGAGGCGACGGCGCCGGGCCAGTACGACCTCGCGACGCTGGCGCGCCTCGTCGAGCGACTCGGGAGCCGCTGA
- a CDS encoding transcription initiation factor IIB — MGQKWGRQDEEETESESENTSEDLSCPECDGNVVVDDEHGETVCADCGLVVTEDSVDRGPEWRAFDAAEKDQKSRVGAPTTNTMHDKGLSTNIDWRDRDAYGNSLSSNQRQKMQRLRKWNERFRTRDSKERNLKQALGEIDRMASALGLPENVRETASVIYRRALDDDLLPGRSIEGVATSCVYAAARMAGVPRSLDEISEVSRVEKSEVARTYRYIARELSLEVKPADPEQYVPRFGSELGLSDESKMRARQLLKNAKEKGVHSGKSPVGLAAAAVYAAALLTNEKTTQAAVSDVADISEVTIRNRYHELLEAEESLGLA; from the coding sequence ATGGGCCAGAAGTGGGGTCGGCAGGACGAGGAGGAGACCGAGTCCGAGTCGGAGAACACGAGCGAGGACCTCTCCTGTCCCGAGTGCGACGGCAACGTCGTCGTCGACGACGAACACGGCGAGACCGTCTGCGCCGACTGCGGCCTCGTCGTCACCGAAGACTCCGTGGACCGCGGGCCGGAGTGGCGCGCGTTCGACGCCGCGGAGAAAGACCAGAAGTCCCGCGTCGGCGCGCCGACGACGAACACGATGCACGACAAGGGGCTGTCGACCAACATCGACTGGCGCGACCGCGACGCCTACGGCAACTCGCTGTCGTCGAACCAGCGCCAGAAGATGCAGCGTCTGCGCAAGTGGAACGAGCGCTTCCGCACGCGCGACTCCAAAGAGCGCAACCTGAAGCAGGCGCTCGGCGAGATCGACCGGATGGCGTCGGCGCTGGGTCTGCCGGAGAACGTCCGCGAGACGGCCTCTGTCATCTACCGCCGCGCGCTGGACGACGACCTGCTCCCCGGCCGGTCCATCGAGGGTGTCGCCACCTCCTGCGTCTACGCGGCCGCCCGGATGGCCGGCGTCCCGCGCTCGCTGGACGAGATTTCGGAGGTCTCTCGCGTCGAGAAGAGCGAAGTCGCCCGCACCTACCGCTACATCGCCCGCGAACTCTCGCTGGAGGTCAAGCCCGCCGACCCCGAGCAGTACGTCCCGCGCTTCGGGTCGGAACTCGGCCTCTCCGACGAGTCGAAGATGCGCGCCCGCCAACTCCTGAAGAACGCCAAGGAGAAGGGCGTCCACTCGGGCAAGTCGCCCGTCGGCCTCGCGGCCGCCGCCGTCTACGCCGCGGCCCTCCTCACGAACGAGAAGACGACGCAGGCCGCCGTCAGCGACGTCGCCGACATCTCCGAAGTGACCATCCGCAACCGCTACCACGAACTGCTCGAAGCCGAGGAGAGCCTCGGCCTCGCCTGA
- a CDS encoding cobalamin-binding protein, protein MAERTSDGAASTPRVVSLAPSSTATLTAMGAGDRLVGVTTHCDADAPVVGGWLNPDYDRIAERAPDLVCTSDALQSAVRDELRDRGYEVCHVEPARLTDVLASFETLGDAVGRPDAGRRLAADCRDRLAAVDARTPDGGDRPVVYCEEWSDPPMAAGNWVPDAVRAAGGTCPFVDPGERSREVSREVVQAADPDHVVLHLCGHGDRASAESFRDREWDVDAAVHVVDDDLLNQPSPNLIAGVETLADLLHDGVDAPDRGDDGSKHRDDDGSKHRDADA, encoded by the coding sequence ATGGCAGAGCGAACCAGTGACGGCGCGGCGTCGACGCCGCGGGTCGTCTCCCTCGCCCCGAGTTCGACGGCGACGCTGACCGCGATGGGTGCCGGCGACCGTCTCGTCGGCGTGACCACGCACTGCGACGCCGACGCGCCGGTCGTCGGCGGGTGGTTGAACCCCGACTACGACCGCATCGCCGAGAGAGCGCCGGACCTAGTCTGCACCAGCGACGCCCTCCAGTCCGCCGTCCGGGACGAACTTCGGGACCGAGGGTACGAGGTGTGCCACGTCGAACCCGCGCGGTTGACCGACGTGCTGGCGTCGTTCGAGACGCTGGGTGACGCCGTCGGCCGGCCGGACGCCGGGCGGCGACTCGCCGCCGACTGTCGGGACCGACTCGCGGCCGTCGACGCGCGCACGCCCGACGGCGGCGACCGACCGGTCGTCTACTGCGAGGAGTGGTCGGACCCGCCGATGGCCGCGGGCAACTGGGTCCCCGACGCCGTCAGGGCGGCGGGCGGTACTTGCCCGTTCGTCGACCCGGGCGAACGCTCGCGGGAGGTGTCCCGCGAGGTGGTCCAGGCCGCCGACCCCGACCACGTCGTCCTGCACCTCTGCGGGCACGGCGACCGGGCGTCGGCCGAGTCGTTCCGGGACCGGGAGTGGGACGTGGACGCCGCCGTCCACGTCGTCGACGACGACCTGTTGAACCAGCCCAGCCCGAACCTGATTGCTGGAGTCGAGACGCTCGCCGACCTGCTTCACGACGGCGTCGACGCGCCGGACCGCGGCGACGACGGGTCGAAGCACCGCGACGACGACGGGTCAAAGCACCGCGACGCCGACGCGTAA
- the yjjX gene encoding inosine/xanthosine triphosphatase — translation MRIAVGSGNPVKRDATARVFPAATVTAEPVPSGVAGQPTGHDETRTGAENRAAASLDAGAYDLGVGIEGGVARFEGSDDLFLVMWAAVTDGDRWGRGAGPSLRLPDGVADRVAAGEELGPVMDDVLGTDDVAKKGGAAGAFTDGRLSRTDALESAVVAAAAPFLSDRY, via the coding sequence ATGCGAATCGCAGTCGGCAGCGGAAACCCCGTCAAGCGCGACGCGACGGCGCGCGTCTTCCCGGCCGCGACGGTGACGGCCGAACCGGTCCCCTCGGGCGTCGCGGGGCAACCGACCGGCCACGACGAGACGCGGACCGGCGCGGAGAACCGCGCGGCGGCGTCGCTCGACGCCGGCGCGTACGACCTCGGCGTCGGCATCGAGGGCGGCGTCGCCCGCTTCGAGGGCTCCGACGACCTGTTTCTCGTGATGTGGGCCGCGGTGACCGACGGCGACCGGTGGGGTCGCGGGGCCGGTCCGAGCCTCCGCCTCCCGGACGGCGTCGCGGACAGAGTCGCGGCGGGCGAGGAACTCGGACCGGTGATGGACGACGTACTCGGGACAGACGACGTGGCGAAGAAGGGGGGTGCCGCGGGCGCGTTCACCGACGGCCGCCTCTCACGAACGGACGCGCTCGAATCCGCCGTCGTCGCCGCGGCCGCACCGTTCCTGTCGGACCGCTACTAG
- a CDS encoding flippase-like domain-containing protein yields the protein MGRPPDERADGVVSVVLPAYNEADTIEHTVETTLRTLSSFLPAGSFEVIVAEDGCDDRTPELAEQMAAGDSRVRHFHSDDRLGRGGALEHAFAAADGDVLVYFDTDLATDMDHLEELVERVRSGESDVATGSRWMPGNVADRPAKRGVPSRGFNLLVRTFLQSSLRDHQCGFKAFSREVFDDLRGDVEDEHWFWDTEMLVRAQRAGYRVDEFPVRWTPKGDTKVDLVRDVFGMGSQILRTWWQLMVRPRITRRVSLAAGAVLTVLALLLMTQYLDFGAVVDEMRTADPVLVAVGTLVYVLSWPLRGIRYRDILAELGFHEKASFLTGAVFISQTGNLVFPARLGDFIRAYVVKARRGIPYPSGFASLAAERVFDLLTITTLAGIVLVGYTVTGQTAELARTVVGADGAGQVAVLVAGFVALVAILAVATIVASAQSDGNLAGSLVRRASSDSYAEFVAGIVEQFVGDLQAVAGTRRGFARVGVSSLVIWTLDVVTAMLVLAAFDPGLATVELVSVSFFAVSVGNLAKVLPLSPGGVGLYEGAFTLLVIGLTPVGYPVAIGAAVLDHAVKNLVTVVGGYGSMLGLNVSLTTAVEETREVRESRDGDPVELD from the coding sequence ATGGGTCGCCCGCCCGACGAACGCGCGGACGGAGTGGTGAGCGTCGTCCTCCCCGCGTACAACGAAGCCGACACCATCGAGCACACCGTGGAGACGACGCTCCGGACGCTCTCGTCGTTCCTCCCGGCGGGCAGTTTCGAGGTCATCGTCGCCGAAGACGGCTGCGACGACCGGACGCCCGAGTTGGCCGAGCAGATGGCGGCCGGCGACAGTCGGGTCCGTCACTTCCACAGCGACGACCGACTCGGCCGCGGCGGCGCACTCGAACACGCGTTCGCGGCCGCCGACGGCGACGTCCTCGTCTACTTCGACACGGACCTCGCGACGGACATGGACCACCTCGAAGAGTTGGTCGAACGGGTCCGGTCGGGCGAGAGCGACGTCGCCACCGGGTCGCGGTGGATGCCCGGCAACGTCGCCGACCGCCCCGCGAAACGGGGCGTGCCGAGTCGCGGCTTCAACCTCCTCGTGCGCACGTTCCTCCAGTCGTCGCTGCGCGACCACCAGTGCGGGTTCAAGGCGTTCAGCCGCGAGGTGTTCGACGACTTGCGCGGCGACGTCGAGGACGAACACTGGTTCTGGGACACCGAGATGCTCGTCCGCGCCCAGCGTGCGGGCTACCGCGTCGACGAGTTCCCCGTCCGGTGGACGCCGAAGGGCGACACGAAGGTGGACCTGGTCCGCGACGTGTTCGGCATGGGGAGCCAGATACTGCGCACCTGGTGGCAACTGATGGTGCGTCCGCGCATCACCCGCCGCGTCAGTCTCGCCGCCGGCGCCGTCCTCACCGTCCTCGCGTTGCTGTTGATGACGCAGTATCTCGACTTCGGCGCCGTCGTCGACGAGATGCGGACCGCCGACCCCGTACTCGTGGCGGTCGGAACGCTCGTCTACGTGCTCTCGTGGCCGCTTCGCGGTATCCGCTACCGCGACATCCTCGCGGAGTTGGGGTTCCACGAGAAGGCGAGTTTCCTCACCGGGGCCGTGTTCATCAGTCAGACCGGGAACCTCGTCTTCCCGGCTCGTCTGGGCGACTTCATCCGCGCCTACGTGGTGAAGGCCAGACGCGGGATTCCGTACCCCTCCGGGTTCGCCTCGCTGGCCGCCGAACGCGTCTTCGACCTGCTGACCATCACGACGCTCGCGGGTATCGTCCTCGTGGGCTACACCGTCACCGGGCAGACGGCCGAACTCGCCCGGACCGTCGTCGGCGCCGACGGCGCGGGACAGGTGGCCGTCCTCGTCGCCGGGTTCGTCGCCCTCGTCGCCATCCTCGCCGTGGCGACCATCGTCGCCTCCGCGCAGTCGGACGGCAACCTCGCGGGGTCGCTGGTCCGCCGCGCGAGTTCGGACTCCTACGCCGAGTTCGTCGCCGGCATCGTCGAGCAGTTCGTCGGCGACTTACAGGCCGTCGCCGGGACCCGCCGGGGGTTCGCCCGCGTCGGCGTCTCCAGTCTCGTAATCTGGACGCTGGACGTGGTGACGGCGATGCTCGTCCTCGCCGCGTTCGACCCCGGACTCGCCACCGTCGAACTCGTCTCGGTGAGTTTCTTCGCCGTCAGCGTCGGCAACCTCGCGAAGGTGCTCCCCCTCTCGCCCGGGGGCGTCGGCTTGTACGAGGGCGCGTTCACGCTCCTCGTCATCGGTCTCACGCCCGTGGGCTACCCCGTCGCCATCGGCGCGGCCGTCCTCGACCACGCGGTGAAGAACCTCGTCACCGTCGTGGGCGGGTACGGGTCGATGCTCGGGCTGAACGTCTCGCTGACGACGGCCGTCGAGGAGACCAGAGAGGTCAGAGAGTCACGCGACGGCGACCCGGTCGAACTGGACTAG
- a CDS encoding DUF7123 family protein, whose amino-acid sequence MSATASNAAPTADLSEKQRSILQYLRTNAPDQTYFKSRLIAEELGLSAKEVGANMRAIIDGEFDVTIEKWGYSSGTTWKVTV is encoded by the coding sequence ATGAGCGCCACCGCCTCGAACGCCGCACCGACCGCAGACCTCTCGGAGAAACAGCGGAGCATCCTCCAGTACCTCCGCACGAACGCGCCCGACCAGACGTACTTCAAGTCGCGCCTCATCGCCGAGGAACTCGGTCTGTCGGCGAAGGAAGTCGGTGCGAACATGCGCGCCATCATCGACGGCGAGTTCGACGTGACCATCGAGAAGTGGGGCTACTCGTCGGGCACGACGTGGAAAGTCACGGTCTGA